Part of the Helicobacteraceae bacterium genome, GACTATTCTTGTTCCCGCCACTAGCGCCAATATGGGACCCGGTTTTGATTCGTTGGGGGTGGCGCTGAAGTTTTACAACAAGGTCGAGATTTCGCCCTCGAAATTTTTAAGCGTGTCGGTGCGCGGGGAGGGCGCGAGGTTTTTGAAAACAAAAAACGGCAACGCCTTTTTGAATATATTTTATAAAACCTATCAACGTTTAACGGGCGCGGAGGATACCTTCCGCTTTCGCTTTGAAAATAATATCCCGCTTTCGCGCGGGCTTGGCAGCTCGTCGTCGGCGATCGTCTCCGCGCTCGCGGCGGCGAGAATTATGGCGCAAGCGCCGATGGATAAAAACGAAATTTTAAACGAGGCGCTAATATACGAATCCCACCCCGACAACGTTACCCCCGCGACGTTCGGCGGCTTTTGCGTATCCGCGCTTAAAGAAAAAAGCGTCGTTTTTAGCCGCGTTTGTTTAGACGAGCGCCTAAGAGCCGTAATCACCATTCCGGACAAATCGGTCTCCACCAGATTCAGCAGAAACGCGCTGCCGAAAAAAATCAAGATCGAGGACGCGGTTTTCAATATCGCGCATAGTTCGCTGCTAACCGCCGCTCTTATAACGCAAAACTACGATCTGTTGCGCGAAGCGTGCGCCGACAGACTGCACCAAACGGTGAGAATGCGCCTCTTTCCGCAACTATTCGACGTGCAACAAATCGCCTTTGAACGCGGCGCGTTAAGCGCGACGCTAAGCGGCAGCGGATCGAGCTTTTTCAGCCTCGCCGCCGATCGCGACGCGGCGCTAAAGATCGCGCTGGCGCTACGCGAGAATTTCCCCGCGTTTCGCACCGAAATTTTTGAGTTTGACGCGCTTGGCGTTCACTCTCAAGAATAGCTGGGTATAATCCGCGCCAATGTCTCCGATCAGAACCTGCGTCGCCTGTCGCGGTAAGTTTGAGCAAAAGGCGTTGTATAGGTTGCAATGCAAGGATAATCGGGTGGTAGCTTACGCAAATCGGGGGCGTAGCTTCTATCTTTGCGCGAAATGCGTAACCGCGCCTAAAATCTCAAAACAGATAGCCCGTTATTGCAAAAAAGAGGTCGATACAAAGTTGATTGAGTCGCTAAAGGAGAAACTCTCTTGAACACAGTGAAAATTACGGAAGTCGCGCTAGAGGCGGCGAAGAAGCCCAAAGAGGTCATCGACGCTTGCAAGGCGCTGAAAATCCCCGCTAAGTCGCAGCAAAGCTCCGTTACCGAAGAACAAGCCGTGCAACTTGTAAATTATCTTATGGGCAAAACCGCCGCGCCGACAGAGGAAAATTCCCCCGCGCGGACGAAAAAAACCGCGCCTAAAAAAGTCGTAGAAAAATCCGCTAAAACGGAAGCTAAACCAGCCGAAGTTAGAGTCGCCCCGCCGCCCGTAAAAAAATCGGAGGAAACGCAGCCAAAACCGCCCGCCCGCCCGATAGAGATAGCTAGAAAAAGCGCGGGGCTAACAATCGTAACCAAAAAACGCGCCGTCTCTTCGAGCCAGATTATAACCGCGTCGGGCGAAGTTTTCACTCCCGCTTACGGCAGGCATAAGATCGCCGCGAGCATAGTCGAAGAGGAGCGCAAGTCAAGAAAAGAGAAAAAAGCCGCCGCTAACGTCTCTAAAAAAGAGCAGGGGCAGAAAATCGAAATTATGCGCGATCGTAATCTAGGCGGCTACGATCGCTTTGGCGAGGAGAATATGGTCGTTATGCCCGATCTATCGATCGGAGTAAGCGATTTTCTCGCGGAACAGGAGCGAAACCAGCGCGCCGCCAAACGCGATTACGAGCGGGCAAAGACGATAGGCGGCGGCGCAAACCGTATTACGACGGGCGGCGGCGACGCGTTGTCGCGCGGCAGGAGAAAACGCTCCCGCCCGATTGAGCGCGGACGAGATCAAAAAACGGCGGTCAGCGTCGTAGAGATTAACGAGGACGTTAGGGTTTATGAGTTTGCCGATCTGATCAATCAATCAATCGGCGCGGTGATCAAAAAACTTTTCGAGCTTGGCATGATGGTTACCAAAAATGACTTTCTAGGCAAAGACGCGATCGAGATATTAGCCGACGAGTTTGGCGTGGAAATACGCACCAAAGACGTGGTAGAGGAACTAGATTACGTCGCGCAATACAACGAGGAACATAAAGATCGCCATCACGCCGCTACGACGCGCCCCCCGATCGTTACGATTATGGGGCATGTCGATCACGGCAAAACCTCTCTGCTCGACTACATCAGGGATTCGCGCGTGGCAAGCGGCGAAGCGGGCGGGATCACGCAGCATATCGGCGCTTATACGGCGCTGAAAAACGGCAAACTCATCACTTTTATCGACACGCCCGGACACGAGGCGTTTAGCCAGATGCGCGCGCGCGGCGCGACGATAACCGACGTGGTGATTATCGTGGTAGCCGCCGACGACGGCGTAATGCCGCAAACCAAAGAGGCGATCAGCCACGCCAAAGCCGCTAAATGCCCGATTATCGTCGCGATCAACAAGATGGATAAGGCGGACGCAAACCCCGACAGGGTAAAAGCCGAGCTTGCCGAAGCGGGCTTAACGCCGCAAGAGTGGGGCGGCGACGTCGAATGCGTAGGCGTTTCGGCAAAGACGGGATTAGGCGTAGAAAGCCTGCTAGAGACGATCCTAATTCAAGCGGAGCTTATGGAGTTGAAAGCCGAACGCGACGCGCGCGCAAAAGCGGTTGTGATCGAAAGCTCGTTGGAAAAAGGGCGAGGACCCGTGGCGACGGTTATCGTGCGCAACGGAACGCTCGCGGTCGGCGACAACGCGGTGGCGGGAACGGCTTTCGGACGCATACGCGCGATAGTCAACGATCACGGCGCGCAGATCAAAAAACTGCACCCAAGCGAGGCGGGCAGAATCGTAGGGCTGGATATAACGCCCGCGAGCGGCGATTATCTGATCGCTATGGACGATCTAGAGAGCGCTAAGCGTTACGCGCAAAAACGCGCCGATTACGAGCGAAGCCGCGCTCTGTCGCTATCCACTAAGGCGACGCTAGAGGATTTAGGCGAGCTGATCGCCGAAGGCAAACTCAAACGTCTGCCCATCATACTAAAAGGTAACGCGCAAGGTTCGATAGAGGCGATCGCCTCGTCGATCTCCAAGCTAAAAAATGAAGAGGTCAAAGCGGAGATCGTCCATTCGGCGGTGGGCGAAATCAGCGCGAGCGATCTGGCGTTGGCTGGCGCGAGCGAGCACGCGGTGATATTAGGTTTTCATATAAAGCCTTCGCAAATCATCAAAGATCGCGCTAAGGCGCTTGGCGTAACGATCAGAAGTTACGACGTTATTTACGATCTGCTCGACGACGTAAGCGCCCTACTTGGCGGCATGTTAAGCAAAGTAACCAAAGAACAGCTTGTCGGCAAGGCGGAAATTCGTCAGGTTTTCGATATACCAAAACTCGGCAAGATCGCCGGTTGTTTGGTTACGGACGGAGAGATTACGCGAGGCGCGATCGCGCTGGTTAAGCGCGGCGAAGAGGAGATTTACAAAGGCAGAGTGGAGACGCTCAAGCGCTTCAAAGACGACGCGAAAGAGGTCGGCAAAGGCATGGAGTGCGGCATTGGTCTTGGCGACTTTAACGACGTTAGAGCGGGCGATCTGATCGAGGCGTATAAATCGATCGAGATCGAGGCGGTTTTCGAGGCGGCTAAAGCGTGATCGATTCCAACGTCCGACGTTTGCGCGCGCAAAACGCGCTCTATCAGAGGTTATGCGAAGCCGTCGCAAGCCTAAACGACGAAGAGCTTGCGTCGCTCAACGTGTTGGACGCGGTTTTGGCGCGGGATAAAAGGGACGCGACGGCGCTAATCGACGCGAGCGGAATCTCGCCAAACGAACGTCCGCGCCTTTTATCAAAGCTCAAAAAAGCAAGCGGATATATGAGCGAGTATATCTCCCTCGCGCAAGGGTGGCGGCAAGCGCCCGCGTTGCACTTTAAGTTTGACGATTCGCTAGAAAACGCGGCGCGGCTGGACGCGATTTTCGCGCGGATTCGCAAAGACGATAAATGAGCCTAACAGATCAGATCGCGGCGCTAATCGCGAGCGTAGGCGGCAAACTTTACGATATTGAAACGGCAAGCGAGAGCGGACGCAAGATATATCGCGTATATGTCGATCGCGAGGGCGGCGCGGATATAGAGCTGTGCGCCAAAATTAGCAGGTTGATCTCTCCGCTGCTAGATATAGCGCCGCCAATCGATGGCGAATACGCGTTGGAGGTCTCCTCGCCCGGCATAGAGCGGCGTTTGCGAACCGTCGAGCATTTTCAGGGCGCGATCGGCGAACAAATCAAATTAACGTTGCGCGATAAAACCAAAGTTAAAGGCAAACTGCTTGAAGTCGGCGACGGCTTTATAACGATAGACGACGCGACGCCAATCGATCTAAATCTGATCGCCAAAGCTCGCGTAGTCTATCGCGCGAAATAATCGAGTTAAAACGCCGCTAGGCGATCGCGAGGCGTAAAGCTACTAGTATAATCAAACTTCAAGGCGCTCTATCGCCGACGCAAATTTCGGCGCTAGGATAAAACCGCCGTCTGCTACAATCGCGCGATTAAAAGAGAGCGGTAGAGTTATGTTGAAAATAGCGTTGGTGGGAGTTGGCACGGTAGGCGCGGCGGTAGCCGATATTTTGCGTCAAAACAGATCGGTTATCTCCGCTAGAGCGGGCAAAGAGATTCGCGTCGTAAAAGGGATCGTTAAGAATACGGAGCGCAAACGCGCCAACGTGGATTTCCCAATTAGCGCGGATTACCGCGAGGCTACGGACGATCCGCAGATCGACGCGGTGGTGGAGCTGATGGGCGGCGTGGAATACGCCTACGAGATCGTAAAGGCGGCGCTAAAAAACAAAAAAGCGGTCGTTACGGCAAACAAGGCGTTGCTCGCCTATCGGCGTTACGAGCTTGAGGAGCTTGCGGGCGGCATTCCTTTCGCCTACGAGGCGAGCGTCGCGGGCGGCATTCCGATTATCCGCGCGCTACGCGACGGGCTTAGCGCCAATCATATAGAGAGCATTCGCGGCGTGATAAACGGCACCTGCAACTATATGCTAACGAGAATGTTTGAAAAGCGCGTGGGCTTTGCGCGCGCGTTAAAAGAGGCGCAGGAGCTTGGTTACGCCGAAGCCGATCCAACCTTCGACGTGGGCGGTTTCGACGCGGCTCATAAACTGCTTATTATGGCGAGCCTAGCTTACGGAATCGACGCAAAACCAGAAGATATGTTAATCGAGGGCATCGGGCATTTGACCGACGAGGATATAACTTTCGCCGAAGAGTTTGGCTACACGATCAAATCGCTGGCGATCGCGAAAAAACAGGGCGATAAAGTTAGCCTGCGCGTTCATCCCGCCTTTATCTCCCGCAAGGATATGATCGCCAAAGTGGACGGCGTGATGAACGGCGTTTCGCTGATAGGCGATATGTCGGGCGAAACCTTTTACTACGGCGCGGGCGCGGGCGGCAAAGCGACGGCAAGCTCGGTCGTAGCCGATCTGATCGCTCTGGCGCGGGGCGAAACCTCGCCTATGCTCGGTTTTAGGCGACCAAACGAGCGCAAACTTAGCGTCGCCAGAAAAGACGAAATTGAAAGCAAATACTATATCCGCGTTCTCGTCGAGGACGTAGCGGGCGTTCTGGCGCAGACGGCGGCTATTTTAGCAAGCCGCGACATCTCGATTGAAACCGTTTTGCAACGCAAAAAACGGGTCAAAAAAGAGTGGGCGAACCTGCTTTTATCGACGCACAAGGCTAGGGAGATCGATCTGATCGAGGCGCTAAAAGAGATCGGCGCGCTATCGTTTGTCAAATCCCCGCCCGTTATGTTAAGGATTGAATCGTGAGCAAGAGTTTAATAGCGATCGATATGCAAAACGACTTTGCCGACCCAAAAGGCGCGCTCTACTGCGCGGGAGGCGAAACGATCGTAGAGCCGATAAACCGTCTTATGGCAAGCGGCGAATACGATCTGATCGTAGCCACGCAGGATTGGCATCCAAAAGATCACGTATCGTTTGCCGCAAACCATAAAGGCAAAAAACCCTTTGAAACGATCAAGTTAGATTACGGCGATCAGGTTTTATGGCCTAACCACTGCGTTCAAGGCGGCTTTGGCGCGCGGTTTCACTCGAAACTGGATAGTTTTAGGTTTAACTTTATCGTCCGCAAAGGCGCAAACGCGGCGCTCGATAGCTACTCGGCGTTTTTTGAAAACGACGGCGCTACAAGCACGGGGCTGGAACGACTGTTTAACGGCGGTTACGAGATTGATCTTGTAGGCATAGCGACGGATTTTTGCGTTCGCGCCAGCGCAATCGACGCTTTGCGGCTTGGAAATAGAGTTAGCGTTTTGACAAGCGCGTGTATCGGCGTAACGCCCGAAGGCGCGGATAGGGCGCTAAAAGAGTTGCGATCGCTTGGCGTCGCGATCAAGGCTTAATCGCGACGATAATATAGACCCTTGTCGTTTGTTCTTTGCTTAAAGTAAGCGTCCTCTTACGGCTTACCTCGCCGCCGCGTTTATTGATTGCCCGCTTCCGTTTCCAATAAGATCGTGGCGGCTATATTTTCTCCGTCTGGATATTTTTCGCTTAAGCGTTGCATATGATCTCCCGCGCCGCTAAGTAGCAGAGCCATACAACCAGACTTTTCATTTACTTTGGCTATAGACGTTTGTCGTTTGTTACTTTTTATCATAGTCGCAAGGGATCGGATCCCCGCTATCAAAGAAAGTAGCGTTTTTGCTTTTGATAAGCGTTGTTTGATAAAGATCGCTCATTCTTTTGCGTTGGGGCGTATTAACTACGCTTTTTATAATAAAATCCTGATCGGCTCTATCGGTTCTCACGCTTTTTAATTTCAAACATTCGCTTCCTCTTAATTGATTCCTGAAAACTTCGATAACGGCGTTTTCGTTGTAAGGATTGATAGCAAACTTGCTCTGAATAACTTTGGCGTATTGTTCTAAAGCCGATCTAAGCTCTATCTGATCCGCTCTTGGAGCGTAGTTATAGATCGCGATTTCCACGTCGTCTCTAACGCCGTTATTATTGCTATCGATGCCCGCTAGCGTCTTTTTGCCTTCTTCTTTCGGATCGGGAGGAAGATTGGGATTAAAGCTATAGGATCGAGCGCTAAACGCCGATAAAGCCATCGCCTCTTTGGCTTTATCGACGTCGCAGGGGATAGGATCGCCGCTTCCCGAGAAACTTCTACCGCTAAGCGCTGCGGAAAAAGATGAATATGCTTGTACTCTTGCTTTGGTATTAACGACTTTTTGAGTTGCGAAATCGATTAGTTCGACAGATTTCATTGAATTTGGGAATTTCTTGAACGCGCATTCTATAGCTCTCGCGCTCTCGCGTTCCGCTTTAAGTATTGTTTCTATATTTCCGCTTGCAGCCGCCGTTAGCGTCTCTTGCCTAGATTTTGCGCTTTGCAATAAAACTTGCCTATCTTCGTCTTGATACCGACTTGGAAAGCTTTCGTAGATGGCAATCTCTACGTCGTCTCGAACGCCGTTATTGTTGCTATCGATCCCTTCTAAGGTTTTCTTGCCTTCTTCTCCCGGATCGGGCGGTAATTCGGGATACAGATCGCGTATATTTTGCTTGCCGTCGTTTTGGTTCGAGCCGCCGCCGCTTTTACCTTCGCACCCCGCGAGCGCTACAAGCGCGAAAAACGCAAATAATAGCGTTTGAGCGTTTCGTAACATTGTTTTTCCTTTATCGTTGATTTGGCGAATGTTCCCACCGATCAAGAACGTCGTAAAACTCGTAATCAATCAGACCTTTACTTAATAAGCGTTTATCAAGATAAGAGCGAATAAGCTCGTGATTAGCCCAATCTCTAAAATCTACGCCGTTTGGCTTGTTGTCGATATTGCAATCAAGCACGTTAGAATGCGAATGATCGCGCAATTTACCGATAATGTAATCGTCGCAAGCGGTTATATATGGATCGTTTGTAACGGCGGACGGCGACGCAACGCCAATCATCTTGATATA contains:
- the thrB gene encoding homoserine kinase, producing MTILVPATSANMGPGFDSLGVALKFYNKVEISPSKFLSVSVRGEGARFLKTKNGNAFLNIFYKTYQRLTGAEDTFRFRFENNIPLSRGLGSSSSAIVSALAAARIMAQAPMDKNEILNEALIYESHPDNVTPATFGGFCVSALKEKSVVFSRVCLDERLRAVITIPDKSVSTRFSRNALPKKIKIEDAVFNIAHSSLLTAALITQNYDLLREACADRLHQTVRMRLFPQLFDVQQIAFERGALSATLSGSGSSFFSLAADRDAALKIALALRENFPAFRTEIFEFDALGVHSQE
- a CDS encoding DUF448 domain-containing protein is translated as MSPIRTCVACRGKFEQKALYRLQCKDNRVVAYANRGRSFYLCAKCVTAPKISKQIARYCKKEVDTKLIESLKEKLS
- the infB gene encoding translation initiation factor IF-2, whose protein sequence is MKITEVALEAAKKPKEVIDACKALKIPAKSQQSSVTEEQAVQLVNYLMGKTAAPTEENSPARTKKTAPKKVVEKSAKTEAKPAEVRVAPPPVKKSEETQPKPPARPIEIARKSAGLTIVTKKRAVSSSQIITASGEVFTPAYGRHKIAASIVEEERKSRKEKKAAANVSKKEQGQKIEIMRDRNLGGYDRFGEENMVVMPDLSIGVSDFLAEQERNQRAAKRDYERAKTIGGGANRITTGGGDALSRGRRKRSRPIERGRDQKTAVSVVEINEDVRVYEFADLINQSIGAVIKKLFELGMMVTKNDFLGKDAIEILADEFGVEIRTKDVVEELDYVAQYNEEHKDRHHAATTRPPIVTIMGHVDHGKTSLLDYIRDSRVASGEAGGITQHIGAYTALKNGKLITFIDTPGHEAFSQMRARGATITDVVIIVVAADDGVMPQTKEAISHAKAAKCPIIVAINKMDKADANPDRVKAELAEAGLTPQEWGGDVECVGVSAKTGLGVESLLETILIQAELMELKAERDARAKAVVIESSLEKGRGPVATVIVRNGTLAVGDNAVAGTAFGRIRAIVNDHGAQIKKLHPSEAGRIVGLDITPASGDYLIAMDDLESAKRYAQKRADYERSRALSLSTKATLEDLGELIAEGKLKRLPIILKGNAQGSIEAIASSISKLKNEEVKAEIVHSAVGEISASDLALAGASEHAVILGFHIKPSQIIKDRAKALGVTIRSYDVIYDLLDDVSALLGGMLSKVTKEQLVGKAEIRQVFDIPKLGKIAGCLVTDGEITRGAIALVKRGEEEIYKGRVETLKRFKDDAKEVGKGMECGIGLGDFNDVRAGDLIEAYKSIEIEAVFEAAKA
- the rbfA gene encoding 30S ribosome-binding factor RbfA translates to MIDSNVRRLRAQNALYQRLCEAVASLNDEELASLNVLDAVLARDKRDATALIDASGISPNERPRLLSKLKKASGYMSEYISLAQGWRQAPALHFKFDDSLENAARLDAIFARIRKDDK
- a CDS encoding ribosome maturation factor, with the translated sequence MSLTDQIAALIASVGGKLYDIETASESGRKIYRVYVDREGGADIELCAKISRLISPLLDIAPPIDGEYALEVSSPGIERRLRTVEHFQGAIGEQIKLTLRDKTKVKGKLLEVGDGFITIDDATPIDLNLIAKARVVYRAK
- a CDS encoding homoserine dehydrogenase, which gives rise to MLKIALVGVGTVGAAVADILRQNRSVISARAGKEIRVVKGIVKNTERKRANVDFPISADYREATDDPQIDAVVELMGGVEYAYEIVKAALKNKKAVVTANKALLAYRRYELEELAGGIPFAYEASVAGGIPIIRALRDGLSANHIESIRGVINGTCNYMLTRMFEKRVGFARALKEAQELGYAEADPTFDVGGFDAAHKLLIMASLAYGIDAKPEDMLIEGIGHLTDEDITFAEEFGYTIKSLAIAKKQGDKVSLRVHPAFISRKDMIAKVDGVMNGVSLIGDMSGETFYYGAGAGGKATASSVVADLIALARGETSPMLGFRRPNERKLSVARKDEIESKYYIRVLVEDVAGVLAQTAAILASRDISIETVLQRKKRVKKEWANLLLSTHKAREIDLIEALKEIGALSFVKSPPVMLRIES
- the pncA gene encoding bifunctional nicotinamidase/pyrazinamidase — encoded protein: MSKSLIAIDMQNDFADPKGALYCAGGETIVEPINRLMASGEYDLIVATQDWHPKDHVSFAANHKGKKPFETIKLDYGDQVLWPNHCVQGGFGARFHSKLDSFRFNFIVRKGANAALDSYSAFFENDGATSTGLERLFNGGYEIDLVGIATDFCVRASAIDALRLGNRVSVLTSACIGVTPEGADRALKELRSLGVAIKA